Sequence from the Halobaculum rubrum genome:
GACGGCCATCGCCGAGCGCGTCCCCGGGATCGGCTTCAAGCTCGACCCGACCGACGACTGGACCGACGAGGTGGTCGCGGATCTGCCGACCGAACAGGTCCGCGTGCTCGATCTGAAGGGGCTGTACGAGGGGACAGAGGTGGACCAGGAGCCGAGCGCCGAGTTCTACGAGTGGGTGCTGGAGTCGTTCCCGAACGCCGTCATCGAGGACCCCGCGATCACAGACGAGACGCGCGGCGTCTTCGAGGGGGAGGAGCATCGCGTCTCGTGGGACTACCCCGTCACCGGCGTCGCGAGCGTCGAGGACCTGCCGTGGGAGCCGGAGTGGCTCAACGTCAAACCCTCGCGGTTCGGGACGCTGGAGTCGCTGTCGGATACGCTCGAGTGGGCCCGCGAGCGCGACGTGACGATGTACGGCGGCGGGCAGTTCGAGCTAGGCGTCGGCCGCGACCAGCTGCACGCGCTGGCGTCGGTGTTCTACCCCGACGGCCCGAACGACGTGGCCCCCGGCGCGTTCAACGACCCCGCGGTGCCCGAGCGCCTGCCCGCGACGCCGCTCGCCCCGTCGGCGGCGCCGCGCGGGTTCGAGTTCTGAGACGGCGGGCCCTCGGACGGGTCGCATCCGCCCGGACGTCGTGTGCCGAGGGCTCGTTCGTAGTTCGAGACGGCTCCGCCGTCTCGTCATTACCAGACGCCGGAGGCGTCTGGTCAGCAGTCAGGTCCGTCGGACCTGACGGCATCACGAAAGGCGCTTCGCGCTTTCGAACGTTCGAGAATCGCACGCGATTTTCGAGCCAATCAGAACGCGAAGCGTTCCGATGACGACTTCGCTCACTCGCCCTCGCTGTCGGCGTGGGCGCGGACCCACAGCTCCCCGATCCGGGAGAGGCGGGTCCGGTAGGACTTCCCGTGGGACTCCTGTTCGATGTACCCCTTCCCGCCGGGGCCGAGGCGGTCGACGTTGTAGATGACCTTCGAGCGGAACGAGTCGGTGTACTCCTCGTTCAGCTCGGCCGCCAGCGCCTTCGCGAGCTCGCTGACCGACTCGAACTCGCCGTCCTCGCCGAGCTTGTACAGGATCACCTCCTCGAAGGGCTTCACGTTGGAGAAGGACGCGACCGGGAGCTCGATGATGTGTTTGCCGTCGACCTTCTTGGCGCCGATGGTCGTCCCGCGCTCGTCGAACTCCGCGAGCAGGTCCGTCGCCGTCGAGAGCCGCTCGCGGACGCGGTCGGCGTCGACCGCGTCGGCCGCGTCGGGGTCGACGCCGTCGCCCCCCTCGACGGCCGCCAGCATGGTTCGCAGGAGGTCGCGGTCCGCGCGAAGCTCCTCGGCCAACTCGGTTTCGAGGTACTTCTCGGGCGCGGTGTAGTAGGTGTGGATGCGGTCGCGGTCGGCCTGCCGCTCCAGCGTGACCGAGTGGGCCGCGGTCGCGAACGCGAACGAGACGGGCCGGGGCATCGAGGAGACGTTCACCCACACCTCCCGGCCCGCATCGAGCTCCTCGTTGATGAGATCGTACGCCTGCTCGAAGGCGGCGTCGTAGTCGTACACGTCGGCGATCGGCACGCGCTCGGTCTCGGCCCCGAGCAGGTTCCGAAAGTCCGTCTCCAGTTTCTGCGAGAGGTTCCGGGAGTACTCGACGTTCGCCTCGCTCCCGACGGCCCCCTCCAGCAGCACGACGCGGTCCACGTCGAACTGATCGCGGACGAGCGGCGCGATGAGTCGGTCGTAGTCGAAGCCGACCGGGACGACGTGCGTCTGCATGATCGGGCGATGGTCGGGTGACGGGAAAAGCGTGCCGTGGCGCGGTTCAGTCGGCCCCGACGCCGAACTTCTCGGCGTTCTCCGCGGGCGCGCTCGCGGTCACCGTCGACACCGCGACCGTCGCGACCAGCGACAGCAGCATGCACCACAGCGCGAAGTCCCACGTGAGGTACGTCGCCGGCAGCGGGAGGAACACGTGCGCGAGGTACGCGGCCTCGGCGCTCGCGACGCCCCCGATCATCCCCCACTCCGTCGTCCCGCGCCAGTACAGCGCCAGTATCAGGGGGATCGTGAGCTGTGCGTACCCGCCGAAGGCCGTGTCGCCCAGCGTGACGAGCACGTCCAGGCCCCCGCCGCCGCCGACGAGCAGCGACGCGAGGAACGTCGAGGCCGCGAAGACGGCGACGCCGACGCGGCCGATCCACCCCTCGCGCTCGTCGCTCGCGTCGGGCGCGACGAACGGCCGGTAGAGGTCGCGCGTGAAGTACGACGACCCCGACAGCAACATCGAGTCCGAGGAGGACATCATCGCCGCCAGCGCGCCGGCGATCACCAGCGCCGCGAACCACGCGGGCGTGTACTGGGTCAGTAGGAGCGGGAGGACGTTGCTCCCGTCGGGAACCTCGATCCCGAGGCCGACGGCCCACGATCCGAGCAGGAACGCCGGAACGAACAGCAGGAGGACGAGCACCGGCCACAGCGCGAACGAGCGCTTGAGCGTTTCGACGCGGTCGGCCATGAAGAACCGCTGGTTCACCTGCGGGAA
This genomic interval carries:
- a CDS encoding DUF6293 family protein — encoded protein: MQTHVVPVGFDYDRLIAPLVRDQFDVDRVVLLEGAVGSEANVEYSRNLSQKLETDFRNLLGAETERVPIADVYDYDAAFEQAYDLINEELDAGREVWVNVSSMPRPVSFAFATAAHSVTLERQADRDRIHTYYTAPEKYLETELAEELRADRDLLRTMLAAVEGGDGVDPDAADAVDADRVRERLSTATDLLAEFDERGTTIGAKKVDGKHIIELPVASFSNVKPFEEVILYKLGEDGEFESVSELAKALAAELNEEYTDSFRSKVIYNVDRLGPGGKGYIEQESHGKSYRTRLSRIGELWVRAHADSEGE